One stretch of Limnohabitans sp. DNA includes these proteins:
- a CDS encoding branched-chain amino acid ABC transporter permease, which produces MFYRENGQFKTSYRSDQQIFAIAQDRWAILALIAFAFVGVPLIADEYMFRAILIPFLILSLAALGVNILVGYCGQISLGSGAFMAVGAYMAYNTYVRIEGMPVILALLAGGFFATLVGIFFGIPSLRVKGLYLAVATLAAQFFCDWAFSRISWFTNNSSSGSVAVSDFQVLGWVIDSPVDKYLFALSFLVVFGLLAKNLVRSAIGREWMAIRDMDVAAAVIGIRPMYAKLSAFAVSSFIVGVAGALWGFVHLGSWEPAAFSIDRSFQLLFMVIIGGMGSIMGSFFGAAFIVVLPIFLNQFLPAVGAVFGIEISTALVSHVEYMIFGALIVWFLIAEPHGLAKLWSIAKQKLRLWPFPH; this is translated from the coding sequence ATGTTTTACAGAGAAAACGGTCAGTTCAAGACCTCTTACCGCAGCGACCAGCAGATCTTTGCGATTGCGCAAGACCGCTGGGCCATCCTGGCGCTGATTGCCTTCGCTTTCGTCGGCGTGCCCCTTATCGCCGATGAATACATGTTCCGCGCCATCTTGATCCCCTTCCTGATCTTGTCGTTGGCCGCATTGGGAGTGAACATCCTGGTCGGTTATTGCGGTCAAATTTCCCTGGGTTCAGGGGCTTTCATGGCCGTGGGCGCTTACATGGCCTACAACACCTATGTGCGCATCGAGGGCATGCCGGTCATTTTGGCCTTGCTTGCAGGGGGATTCTTCGCCACATTGGTAGGTATCTTCTTTGGGATTCCCAGCTTGCGAGTCAAGGGCCTTTATTTGGCGGTGGCCACCTTGGCGGCCCAGTTCTTTTGCGATTGGGCATTCAGCCGCATCAGCTGGTTCACAAACAACAGCTCTTCTGGCTCTGTGGCGGTCTCTGATTTCCAAGTGTTGGGTTGGGTCATTGATTCGCCGGTTGACAAATACCTGTTTGCCTTGAGCTTCTTGGTGGTGTTTGGTTTGCTTGCCAAAAACCTGGTGCGCTCGGCCATTGGCCGGGAATGGATGGCGATCCGTGACATGGACGTGGCCGCTGCCGTCATTGGCATTCGCCCCATGTACGCCAAACTCAGTGCCTTTGCTGTCAGCTCTTTCATCGTGGGGGTGGCCGGCGCTCTGTGGGGCTTTGTGCACTTGGGCTCCTGGGAACCTGCGGCGTTCTCGATTGACCGCTCCTTTCAGTTGCTGTTCATGGTCATCATTGGCGGCATGGGCTCCATCATGGGCAGTTTCTTTGGCGCGGCCTTCATCGTGGTGTTGCCCATTTTCTTGAACCAGTTTTTGCCGGCTGTGGGGGCGGTTTTCGGGATTGAAATCTCGACGGCCTTGGTCTCCCATGTCGAGTACATGATTTTTGGTGCTTTGATTGTCTGGTTCTTGATTGCCGAGCCTCACGGCCTGGCTAAGCTCTGGAGCATTGCCAAGCAGAAGTTGCGGTTGTGGCCCTTCCCGCACTGA
- a CDS encoding biopolymer transporter ExbD: protein MAMNLGTNPINEPEVMMDINTTPLIDVMLVLLIMLIITIPVQLHAVNMDMPAPSVNKPPTPPEVVRIDIAADAVISWNGQALLDRQALQTRLTEAALRQPQPELHIRSHAQAPYGATAAVLAGAQRQGLNKMGILGIERFAD, encoded by the coding sequence ATGGCCATGAACCTAGGCACCAACCCAATCAATGAACCCGAAGTGATGATGGACATCAACACCACGCCGCTGATCGACGTGATGCTGGTGCTGCTCATCATGCTGATCATCACCATCCCGGTGCAGTTGCATGCGGTGAACATGGACATGCCCGCCCCCAGCGTCAACAAGCCGCCCACACCTCCTGAAGTGGTGCGCATCGACATTGCAGCCGACGCGGTCATCTCGTGGAATGGCCAAGCCTTGCTCGACCGTCAGGCGCTGCAGACGCGTCTGACCGAGGCCGCTTTGCGTCAACCCCAGCCCGAGCTACACATCCGCTCGCACGCCCAAGCGCCCTATGGCGCGACCGCTGCGGTGCTGGCTGGCGCACAGCGTCAAGGCCTGAACAAAATGGGTATTTTGGGCATCGAGCGCTTCGCTGACTGA
- a CDS encoding AMP-binding protein: MQTTFPRLMLKHAAERPTAPALREKIYGIWQTTSWSDLASLVQSVACGLHQAGLQRGEHLIVVGSNRPRLYATMLAAQSLGVIPVPLYQDAAAAECVFPITNAEVRFAVVEDQEQVDKMLEVREQCPQLTHIYYDDPRGLRKYTEDGLGSLEELIAAGGVFAQQHPQFFNEEVEKAAHTDVAAMFFTSGTTGNPKGVVHTHSSLIDRADAGAEFDKLTHAEDVLAYMPPAWIGQNIFSYAQWLVCGYVVNCPESSATVTIDLKEIGPTYYFAPPRVFEGMLTSVMIRMEDAGSFKRKLFHHFMSVAKKVGPALMDGQSVGFMDRLVYGLGNLMVFGPLRNNMGFSRVRVAYTAGEAIGPDLFTFFRSIGVNIKQLYGSTETAVFVCLQPDNEARADTVGVPCKGVEIKVADNGEILVKSPGLLKGYYKNQKATDEVLTADGWYHTSDAGFIDSHGHLKIIDRVKDVGRIQGGANDGAMFAPKYVENKLKFFPFIKEVVAYGDQREKVCVMLNIDFDAVGNWAERRNLSYAGYTDLAQKPEVYQLIQDCVEKVNADLAEDAMLAGSQISRFLVLHKELDADDGELTRTNKVRRGFIADKYKPLVDGLYEGKAEQFIETVVKFEDGRTGTVSATLKISDAKTFTPVKAAA, from the coding sequence ATGCAAACAACGTTTCCCCGCTTGATGCTCAAGCATGCTGCCGAGCGCCCCACAGCGCCCGCATTGCGCGAGAAAATATATGGCATTTGGCAAACCACCAGCTGGTCGGATTTGGCCAGCCTGGTCCAGTCTGTCGCCTGTGGCTTGCACCAGGCGGGTCTGCAGCGCGGCGAGCACCTGATCGTGGTGGGCTCCAACCGCCCACGTCTTTACGCCACGATGCTGGCCGCACAGTCCTTGGGCGTTATTCCGGTGCCGCTGTATCAGGACGCGGCTGCCGCCGAGTGCGTGTTCCCCATCACCAACGCCGAGGTGCGCTTTGCGGTGGTGGAAGACCAGGAGCAAGTTGACAAGATGCTGGAAGTGCGTGAGCAATGCCCACAACTGACCCACATTTATTACGACGACCCACGCGGCTTGCGCAAGTACACCGAAGACGGTTTGGGCTCACTCGAAGAGTTGATCGCGGCCGGTGGGGTGTTTGCCCAGCAGCACCCTCAGTTTTTCAACGAAGAAGTTGAAAAAGCGGCCCATACCGATGTGGCGGCGATGTTCTTCACTTCGGGTACGACCGGCAACCCCAAGGGCGTGGTGCATACGCACAGCTCATTGATCGACCGCGCCGACGCCGGCGCTGAATTCGACAAGCTGACCCATGCCGAAGACGTGCTGGCCTACATGCCGCCAGCCTGGATTGGGCAAAACATCTTCAGCTACGCGCAGTGGTTGGTGTGCGGCTACGTGGTCAACTGCCCCGAGTCTTCGGCCACGGTGACCATCGACCTGAAAGAAATTGGCCCAACGTATTATTTCGCACCGCCCCGGGTGTTTGAAGGCATGCTCACCAGCGTGATGATCCGCATGGAAGATGCGGGCAGCTTCAAGCGCAAGCTCTTTCACCACTTCATGTCTGTGGCCAAAAAAGTCGGCCCGGCCTTGATGGACGGCCAGTCGGTCGGCTTCATGGACCGTTTGGTGTATGGCTTGGGTAACCTGATGGTTTTCGGCCCCTTGCGCAACAACATGGGTTTCAGCCGCGTGCGTGTGGCCTACACCGCGGGCGAGGCGATTGGCCCTGACCTGTTCACTTTCTTCCGCTCGATCGGCGTGAACATCAAGCAGCTGTATGGTTCCACCGAAACCGCCGTGTTCGTTTGCTTGCAGCCCGACAACGAAGCGCGCGCCGACACGGTGGGCGTGCCTTGCAAGGGTGTGGAGATCAAGGTGGCCGACAACGGCGAGATCTTGGTCAAGTCGCCCGGCTTGCTCAAGGGCTACTACAAAAACCAGAAAGCCACCGACGAAGTGCTGACGGCCGACGGTTGGTACCACACCAGCGATGCGGGTTTCATCGACAGCCACGGCCACCTCAAAATCATTGACCGCGTGAAAGACGTGGGCCGCATTCAGGGCGGTGCCAACGACGGCGCGATGTTCGCGCCCAAATACGTCGAAAACAAGCTCAAGTTTTTCCCTTTCATCAAAGAGGTGGTGGCTTACGGCGACCAGCGCGAAAAAGTTTGCGTCATGCTCAACATCGACTTTGATGCCGTGGGCAACTGGGCAGAGCGCCGCAACCTGTCTTATGCGGGCTACACCGATCTGGCCCAAAAGCCCGAGGTCTACCAGCTCATCCAGGATTGCGTGGAAAAGGTCAACGCTGACTTGGCAGAAGACGCCATGCTGGCGGGCAGCCAGATCAGCCGATTCTTGGTCTTGCACAAAGAACTGGACGCCGACGACGGTGAACTCACCCGCACCAACAAAGTCCGCCGTGGCTTCATTGCCGACAAATACAAACCGCTGGTGGATGGCCTGTACGAGGGCAAAGCCGAGCAGTTCATCGAGACGGTGGTCAAGTTTGAAGATGGCCGCACCGGCACCGTGAGCGCCACGCTCAAGATTTCCGACGCCAAAACATTCACACCCGTGAAGGCCGCAGCATGA
- a CDS encoding branched-chain amino acid ABC transporter permease, producing the protein MAFFLEALFGGLMAGMLYSLVALGFVLIFKASGVFNFAQGAMVLFAALAMARFSEWVPGWLGIEDKFMGNLIAFVLAAAIMYVLAWLIERLVLRHLVNQEGVTLLMATLGITYFLDGLGQTIFGSAIYKIDVGMPKEPVFLFESVFPGGVLISLEDVYAACIAALLVVVLSLFFQKTGTGRALRAVADDHQAAQSIGIPLNRIWVIVWFVAGITALVAGIIWGSKLGVQFSLTTVALRALPVIILGGLTSVPGAIIGGLIIGVGEKLSEVYLGPYVGGGIEIWFAYMLALVFLLFRPQGLFGEKIIDRV; encoded by the coding sequence ATGGCATTTTTTCTGGAAGCCCTTTTTGGCGGCCTCATGGCCGGCATGCTTTATTCCTTGGTCGCCCTGGGTTTTGTCTTGATTTTCAAAGCCTCAGGCGTGTTTAATTTCGCGCAAGGCGCGATGGTGCTGTTTGCCGCCTTGGCCATGGCCCGTTTTTCAGAGTGGGTCCCAGGCTGGCTGGGCATCGAAGACAAGTTCATGGGCAATCTGATTGCCTTTGTGCTGGCTGCCGCCATCATGTATGTGCTGGCTTGGCTGATCGAGCGCCTGGTGCTGCGCCACTTGGTCAACCAAGAGGGCGTGACTTTGCTGATGGCCACTTTGGGCATCACCTACTTTTTGGATGGCTTGGGGCAGACCATTTTTGGAAGCGCCATTTACAAAATTGATGTGGGTATGCCCAAAGAGCCCGTCTTCCTTTTCGAGTCGGTGTTCCCTGGCGGAGTACTGATCAGTTTGGAGGATGTTTACGCAGCTTGTATCGCGGCTTTGTTGGTGGTGGTTCTGTCGCTGTTTTTCCAGAAGACCGGTACCGGTCGCGCCCTGCGTGCTGTGGCCGATGACCACCAAGCCGCTCAATCCATTGGCATCCCGCTCAACCGCATTTGGGTGATCGTCTGGTTCGTGGCGGGTATCACCGCCTTGGTCGCCGGCATCATCTGGGGCTCTAAATTGGGTGTGCAGTTCTCCCTGACCACCGTGGCTTTGCGTGCTTTGCCGGTGATCATTTTGGGTGGCCTGACTTCGGTGCCCGGTGCCATCATCGGCGGCCTGATCATCGGTGTGGGCGAGAAATTGTCTGAGGTTTACCTGGGCCCCTATGTGGGCGGTGGCATTGAAATTTGGTTTGCGTACATGCTGGCTCTCGTCTTTTTGTTGTTCCGTCCGCAAGGCTTGTTCGGCGAAAAGATCATTGACCGCGTGTAA
- a CDS encoding tripartite tricarboxylate transporter substrate-binding protein, translating into MKQWIALATLAAFSVGAYAQSFPGNKPVSIVVPFTAGGPTDRVARDLAEAMRKHIPGSNFVVENAAGAGGTIGATKVAKAAPDGHTLLLFHIGMAATPALYRKLSYKPLEDFEFLGMVNDVPMTLVGKPQLTANTYRDFENYIRANAGKLNIAHAGLGSASHICGLLWQTNMKTKEAMTTIPFGGTAPAMTALIGGQVDMMCDQTTNTTAQIEGGRIKAFAVTTAQPLSGHPVLKHYPSLQEMGMKNFNLTIWHGLYAPKGTPAAITKMLNDALKKSLKDPEFIKKNESLGALVVSDKRVEPEEHKKFVAAEMIKIKAAVDAAGKFAD; encoded by the coding sequence ATGAAGCAATGGATTGCACTGGCCACTCTGGCTGCTTTCTCTGTGGGCGCTTACGCTCAGTCCTTCCCGGGCAACAAGCCTGTGTCTATCGTTGTTCCATTCACCGCAGGCGGCCCGACAGACCGCGTGGCGCGTGATTTGGCCGAAGCCATGCGCAAGCATATTCCTGGCAGCAACTTTGTGGTTGAAAATGCGGCTGGCGCTGGCGGCACGATTGGTGCAACCAAAGTTGCCAAGGCTGCACCTGATGGTCACACTTTGTTGTTGTTCCATATTGGCATGGCGGCTACGCCGGCGCTGTATCGCAAGCTGTCTTACAAGCCCCTTGAAGACTTCGAGTTTTTGGGCATGGTCAATGATGTGCCGATGACTTTGGTCGGCAAGCCCCAGTTAACCGCCAACACTTACCGTGACTTTGAAAACTACATCCGTGCCAATGCAGGCAAGTTGAACATCGCTCACGCGGGTTTGGGCTCTGCTTCCCACATTTGTGGCTTGCTCTGGCAGACCAACATGAAGACCAAAGAGGCCATGACCACCATCCCGTTTGGCGGAACAGCGCCTGCCATGACGGCCTTGATCGGTGGTCAGGTAGACATGATGTGTGATCAAACCACCAACACCACGGCCCAGATCGAAGGCGGCCGCATCAAGGCGTTTGCGGTCACCACGGCCCAACCCCTGAGCGGTCACCCTGTTCTCAAGCACTACCCCAGCTTGCAGGAAATGGGCATGAAGAACTTCAACCTGACCATCTGGCACGGTTTGTATGCCCCCAAAGGCACGCCAGCCGCCATCACCAAAATGTTGAACGATGCGCTCAAGAAATCCCTGAAGGACCCTGAGTTCATCAAGAAGAACGAAAGCCTTGGCGCGCTGGTGGTCAGCGACAAGCGCGTGGAGCCCGAAGAGCACAAGAAATTTGTGGCTGCCGAGATGATCAAGATCAAGGCTGCCGTGGACGCGGCAGGCAAGTTCGCAGACTGA
- a CDS encoding AMP-binding protein, producing the protein MSQHFDALETLAPEVREAALMAALPAQVAQAKVRAPAFAELLKDVAAASVNSRAALVRLPVIRKTELLERQKSARAAGGNVFGGFSTLGFGQGMTRVFASPGTIYEPEGTRADYWRMARTLFAAGFRPGELIHNCFSYHFTPAGSMMETGAHALGCTVFPGGTGQTEQQVTAMAELQPAGYIGTPSFLKIILEKAAEMGVALTSVRKALVSGEAFPPSLREWMTAHGVDAYQCYATADVGLIAYETAAREGLVLDEGVIVEIVRPGTGDPVPEGEVGELIITTLNPDYPLIRFGTGDLSAILPGTCPTGRTGQRIRGWMGRADQTTKIRGMFVHPAQVAQIVKRFPEVGKARLVVTGEMANDQMALHVETDRLADDVLKARVAEAVRDVTKLRGDVHLVAHGSLANDGKVIEDARSYQ; encoded by the coding sequence ATGTCTCAGCACTTTGATGCGTTGGAAACGCTCGCCCCAGAAGTCCGCGAAGCCGCACTGATGGCCGCTTTGCCCGCGCAGGTTGCCCAGGCCAAAGTCCGTGCCCCGGCCTTTGCCGAGTTGCTCAAGGACGTGGCCGCTGCCAGTGTCAACAGCCGCGCAGCGCTGGTCCGATTGCCGGTGATCCGCAAAACCGAATTGCTGGAGCGCCAGAAGTCTGCGCGTGCAGCGGGCGGCAATGTGTTCGGCGGTTTCAGCACCTTGGGCTTTGGCCAAGGCATGACCCGCGTGTTTGCCAGCCCTGGCACGATTTACGAACCCGAGGGCACCCGTGCCGATTACTGGCGCATGGCCCGCACCCTGTTTGCGGCCGGCTTTCGCCCGGGCGAGTTGATCCACAACTGCTTCAGCTACCACTTCACCCCCGCGGGCTCGATGATGGAAACCGGCGCGCATGCGCTGGGCTGCACCGTGTTCCCGGGGGGCACAGGCCAGACCGAGCAACAAGTGACGGCCATGGCCGAGTTGCAGCCTGCGGGCTACATTGGCACGCCCAGCTTTTTGAAAATCATCCTCGAAAAAGCCGCCGAGATGGGCGTGGCTCTGACCAGTGTTCGCAAAGCGCTGGTGTCGGGCGAGGCCTTTCCGCCCAGCCTGCGCGAGTGGATGACCGCGCACGGCGTCGATGCTTACCAGTGCTACGCCACCGCCGATGTCGGCTTGATTGCTTACGAAACCGCTGCGCGTGAAGGTCTGGTGTTGGACGAGGGCGTGATCGTCGAGATCGTGCGCCCCGGCACCGGCGACCCGGTGCCCGAGGGCGAAGTGGGCGAGCTGATCATCACCACGCTCAACCCCGACTACCCCTTGATCCGTTTTGGCACGGGCGATTTGTCGGCCATCTTGCCCGGCACTTGCCCCACCGGCCGCACCGGACAGCGCATCAGGGGCTGGATGGGCCGTGCTGACCAGACCACCAAAATCCGGGGCATGTTTGTGCACCCGGCACAGGTGGCCCAGATTGTCAAACGCTTCCCCGAAGTGGGTAAGGCCCGACTTGTGGTGACGGGTGAGATGGCCAATGACCAGATGGCCTTGCATGTGGAGACCGATCGGCTGGCCGATGACGTGCTCAAGGCGCGCGTGGCCGAAGCGGTGCGCGATGTGACCAAATTGCGGGGTGATGTCCACTTGGTGGCGCATGGGAGTTTGGCCAATGACGGCAAAGTCATCGAGGACGCCCGCAGCTACCAGTGA
- a CDS encoding ABC transporter substrate-binding protein has product MKLKKLAMLATLACAGLSAVVTTSVMAQEKVQFFPSLTGRTGPVAPNATPFANGYADYMKLVNARGGINGVKTLVEECETAYATDRGVECYERLKGKHGGATVFQPLSTGITFALTEKIPTDKIPMITSGYGRSDSADGGVFKWNFPLIGHYWVAGDVLLQHIAKQAGGWDKLKGKKIAVAYHDSPFGKELLPIVQERAATHGFTLQLLPIPAPGVEQKAIWLQVRQQRPDYVMLQTWGVMTATSIKEAIATGYPREKMFGTWWSGAEPDIKDIGAAAKGYNAVMMQHGAEPQSAVVKEILAKVHDKGQGTGPKAEVGEVLYMRGVVGAMLAVEGVRQAQEKYGKGKVMTGEQARWGYENLNLTQAKLDALGFKGVMRPVSTSCADHMGSAWARVHTWDGSKFVWASDWMQADEQIIKPLVKASADKYAAEKKITRRAPADCQS; this is encoded by the coding sequence ATGAAGCTCAAAAAGTTAGCCATGTTGGCCACTTTGGCTTGTGCAGGTTTGTCAGCGGTAGTCACCACTTCAGTCATGGCACAAGAGAAAGTCCAGTTCTTCCCCAGCTTGACGGGCCGCACGGGACCAGTCGCACCAAACGCAACACCTTTCGCGAATGGCTATGCTGACTACATGAAGTTGGTGAATGCCCGCGGTGGCATCAACGGTGTGAAAACCCTTGTTGAGGAATGCGAAACCGCATATGCAACAGACCGTGGTGTCGAGTGCTATGAACGACTGAAGGGCAAGCATGGAGGTGCCACGGTCTTTCAGCCTTTGTCAACCGGCATCACGTTTGCTTTGACCGAAAAAATACCGACTGACAAAATCCCTATGATCACTTCAGGTTACGGGCGCAGCGACTCTGCTGACGGTGGTGTCTTCAAGTGGAATTTCCCGCTGATTGGTCACTATTGGGTGGCGGGGGATGTTTTGTTGCAGCACATTGCAAAACAGGCTGGTGGCTGGGACAAACTCAAAGGCAAAAAAATAGCGGTTGCCTACCACGACAGTCCATTTGGCAAAGAGCTTTTGCCCATTGTGCAAGAGCGAGCAGCCACACATGGCTTTACCCTTCAGTTGTTGCCCATTCCTGCACCCGGTGTCGAACAAAAGGCCATTTGGCTTCAAGTGCGCCAACAGCGACCCGATTACGTGATGCTTCAAACTTGGGGTGTCATGACGGCCACCTCGATCAAAGAGGCTATTGCAACAGGTTACCCGCGTGAAAAAATGTTTGGTACCTGGTGGTCTGGTGCTGAACCTGACATCAAGGACATTGGGGCCGCAGCCAAAGGCTACAACGCCGTCATGATGCAGCACGGCGCAGAACCGCAGTCTGCTGTGGTTAAGGAAATTCTGGCCAAAGTGCATGACAAAGGCCAGGGAACCGGGCCGAAAGCAGAAGTGGGTGAGGTGTTGTACATGCGGGGAGTGGTTGGTGCGATGCTCGCTGTTGAAGGCGTTCGCCAAGCCCAGGAAAAATATGGCAAGGGCAAGGTCATGACTGGCGAGCAAGCACGCTGGGGCTACGAGAACCTGAACTTGACGCAGGCCAAATTGGATGCGTTGGGCTTCAAGGGCGTCATGCGTCCGGTTTCCACCTCTTGTGCGGATCACATGGGCTCTGCATGGGCGCGTGTTCACACATGGGACGGCAGTAAATTTGTCTGGGCGTCCGATTGGATGCAGGCTGATGAGCAAATCATCAAGCCATTGGTCAAAGCTTCAGCCGACAAGTACGCCGCCGAGAAGAAGATCACGCGCCGCGCTCCTGCGGATTGCCAGTCTTGA
- a CDS encoding ABC transporter ATP-binding protein has protein sequence MTKKIGDVIMDVNHISLRFGGVKALTDISFNVREHEVRAIIGPNGAGKSSMLNCINGVYQPQEGSITFRGQKFDHMNSRQVAEMGIARTFQNLALFKGMSVIDNIMTGRNLHIKSNLFLQALRIGPAQREEEKHREFVEHIIDFLEIQAFRKTPVGQLPYGLQKRVDLGRALAMEPKVLLLDEPMAGMNMEEKQDMCRFILDVNDEFGTTIVLIEHDMGVVMDISDRVVVLDYGKKIGDGTPEEVRNNEEVISAYLGTSH, from the coding sequence ATGACCAAGAAAATCGGCGACGTCATCATGGACGTCAACCACATCAGTTTGCGCTTCGGCGGCGTGAAGGCGCTGACCGACATCTCGTTCAACGTGCGCGAGCACGAAGTGCGCGCCATCATTGGCCCCAACGGCGCGGGCAAGAGCTCGATGCTCAACTGCATCAACGGTGTTTACCAGCCGCAAGAGGGCAGTATCACTTTCCGTGGGCAAAAGTTTGACCACATGAACAGCCGCCAAGTGGCCGAGATGGGCATTGCCCGCACGTTCCAGAATTTGGCCTTGTTCAAGGGCATGAGCGTGATCGACAACATCATGACCGGCCGCAACCTGCACATCAAGAGCAACCTGTTCTTGCAGGCTTTGCGCATCGGTCCCGCCCAGCGCGAAGAAGAAAAGCACCGCGAATTCGTCGAACACATCATCGACTTTCTGGAGATCCAGGCCTTTCGCAAAACACCCGTGGGTCAGTTGCCTTATGGCTTGCAAAAGCGGGTGGACTTGGGTCGCGCCTTGGCCATGGAGCCCAAGGTGCTCTTGCTCGACGAACCCATGGCCGGCATGAACATGGAAGAAAAGCAGGACATGTGCCGCTTCATCTTGGATGTGAACGATGAGTTCGGCACCACCATCGTGTTGATCGAGCACGACATGGGCGTGGTGATGGACATCTCGGACCGCGTGGTGGTGCTGGACTACGGCAAAAAAATCGGCGACGGGACTCCCGAAGAAGTGCGCAACAACGAAGAAGTGATCAGTGCCTATCTGGGCACCAGCCACTGA
- a CDS encoding ABC transporter ATP-binding protein translates to MSDQNIVLNVNGIEVIYNHVILVLKGVSLQVPEQGIVALLGGNGAGKTTTLRAISNLLQGERGDVTKGSIELRGERIENLTPADLVNRGVVQVMEGRHCFAHLSIEDNLLTGSYTRKDKGEIAANLDKVYTYFPRLKTRRTSQAAYTSGGEQQMCAIGRALMTNPSVMLLDEPSMGLAPQIVEEVFNIVKDLNEKEKVTFLIAEQNTNMALKYSDYGYIMESGRIVMDGVAEDLRTNEDVKEFYLGMGGGERKSFKDVKSYKRRKRWLA, encoded by the coding sequence ATGAGCGACCAAAACATTGTTCTCAACGTCAATGGCATCGAAGTCATTTACAACCACGTCATCTTGGTACTCAAGGGCGTGTCCCTGCAGGTGCCAGAGCAAGGCATCGTGGCTTTGCTCGGCGGTAACGGCGCAGGCAAAACCACCACGCTGCGCGCGATCTCCAATTTGCTGCAGGGCGAGCGCGGCGACGTGACCAAAGGCAGCATCGAGCTGCGCGGTGAGCGCATCGAAAACCTCACGCCAGCCGACCTGGTCAACCGTGGCGTGGTGCAGGTCATGGAAGGGCGACACTGCTTTGCCCACTTGTCGATCGAAGACAACCTGTTGACTGGAAGTTATACCCGCAAGGACAAGGGCGAGATCGCGGCCAACCTGGACAAGGTTTACACCTATTTCCCGCGCCTCAAAACCCGCCGTACTTCGCAAGCTGCCTACACCTCGGGCGGTGAGCAACAGATGTGTGCCATTGGCCGCGCCCTGATGACCAACCCCAGTGTGATGTTGCTCGATGAGCCCTCCATGGGTCTGGCTCCACAGATCGTGGAAGAGGTGTTCAACATCGTCAAAGACCTGAACGAGAAAGAAAAGGTCACTTTCTTGATCGCTGAGCAAAACACCAACATGGCGCTCAAATATTCTGACTACGGCTACATCATGGAGTCGGGTCGCATCGTGATGGACGGCGTGGCTGAAGACCTGCGTACCAACGAAGACGTGAAAGAGTTTTACTTGGGCATGGGCGGTGGCGAGCGCAAGAGCTTCAAGGATGTCAAGAGCTACAAGCGCCGCAAGCGCTGGTTGGCTTGA
- a CDS encoding biopolymer transporter ExbD has translation MGMNLDPALGSQDDDEVLSTINTTPLVDVMLVLLIIFLITIPVVTTSIKVDLPRESNVVRQTLPENVIISVDRTGRIYLYDTPMKNQDDLLARLHKFAAMQPQPEVQIRGDAQSEFAAVGRVINAVQRVGITQVGFITEPGP, from the coding sequence ATGGGCATGAACCTCGACCCCGCGCTGGGCTCACAGGACGACGATGAGGTGTTAAGCACCATCAACACCACTCCCCTGGTGGATGTGATGCTGGTGCTGTTGATCATTTTCTTAATCACCATCCCGGTGGTGACCACTTCCATCAAGGTGGATCTGCCGCGAGAGTCCAATGTGGTGCGCCAGACCCTGCCCGAAAACGTCATCATCTCGGTGGATCGAACGGGCCGGATTTACCTGTACGACACCCCCATGAAAAACCAAGACGATTTGCTGGCCAGGCTGCACAAGTTTGCCGCCATGCAACCTCAACCCGAAGTGCAAATCCGGGGTGATGCCCAAAGCGAATTCGCTGCCGTGGGTCGCGTCATCAACGCCGTGCAACGCGTTGGCATCACCCAAGTCGGCTTCATCACCGAGCCTGGCCCTTAA